A single window of Leptospira yasudae DNA harbors:
- a CDS encoding acyl-CoA thioesterase, with product MQNSNVTAEEPLLFRKQEYFTEVRWQEIDQNKHVNNIVFLGYFDEARFRAMVQSGVDMNRLLKEFGISPVLTKVELEYKNELTYPEKIRIESKIRFEGKIKAFHDQYAYRLSDGKLVAVCVAHWFFMDIHKRKPVPFAQIGIDAINPASTVLN from the coding sequence ATGCAGAACTCGAATGTTACCGCGGAAGAACCGTTGCTTTTTCGCAAACAGGAATACTTTACGGAAGTACGTTGGCAGGAGATCGATCAAAACAAACACGTAAACAATATCGTGTTTTTAGGATATTTCGACGAAGCGAGATTCAGGGCGATGGTTCAATCGGGAGTCGATATGAACCGTTTGCTCAAGGAGTTCGGAATCAGTCCGGTTCTTACGAAGGTGGAATTGGAATACAAAAACGAACTCACGTATCCGGAGAAAATCCGAATCGAATCCAAGATCCGATTTGAAGGAAAGATAAAGGCTTTTCACGATCAGTATGCGTATCGTCTTTCCGACGGAAAACTCGTGGCCGTTTGCGTGGCGCATTGGTTTTTTATGGACATACACAAACGAAAACCCGTTCCATTTGCACAGATCGGGATCGACGCGATCAATCCTGCGTCCACCGTGTTAAATTAG